The following are encoded in a window of Vespa crabro chromosome 2, iyVesCrab1.2, whole genome shotgun sequence genomic DNA:
- the LOC124432936 gene encoding adenylate cyclase type 9 isoform X1 — MDSSMNRKRSSSVSFTRGKENSDDDVGDEIHISLAPYIQTYLAHSGQGLGCCGISLPVPFERAASRSWWNPKFDSEILEEQYKRSAFLQIRLRFRYALIYILLVSVSWLVYFVITGIENNTSTWLAIATIFSIVGMMVSAVLYLTYTDYYKSYVLPTSVGVASVLCFLSLLFLAVVPPYVDGLTLVGHFALCSEILLLIYTVLPMPLYACTGISSIYSIIFEFLTAYLYGSKSRRQRIFSNYKFFNNSSRTNMSEDYNKTSIPIYSSHQNSHFFNGFQSISNVSNALTAGTQMISNLYTLNPISNFSSKLLDDESIVGKMSGNLTNANMLTKLNSSIPFIITNVGSTVNSTFNNINISNLNKMNASSTEAEIALDVVESITNWTNTSSAYLQDDIDFTTNLSIRILMQICIHLIGVHILIMTFVRMRGTFMKVGQSLLVRRQLEMERQLKEKMIHSVMPPKVADWLMEESGREREREDSLKKGSIPSNQTDIRSLFRPFNMHSMENVSILFADIVGFTKMSSNKTAEELVGILNDLFERFDDLCEHHGCEKISTLGDCYYCVSGCPEPRPDHAKCCIEMGLAMIEAIKQFDIERREGVNMRVGVHTGTVLCGIVGTKRFKFDVWSNDVTLANKLESTGKPGRVHLSEKTLNFLNHQYITEDGEVVNGIKTYFIKSRKSDIMNQFVTNIMLPKDFSPLMQTRHRLASCNNQNKPKQHYLHMVTNASNYRIKANSLPSILDSENSNDIIDEKEGLNKSPMSTASYEKKRTRNKPWRYLQRQRTSEEMTPLDMEEGKSMIIKQPKNEQYEDRNGFKRIPFNNGVEMDPNPVPSSPLLSGQETISHASSICSRKDSGIKSNSRRSSIQQQLFLMNGMTQGDLLGHRVSGYYTSSSTLNSTHELSSSVPPYPFPPAVTDTFGACFHKLRKQSDLQLIRCVQDNVSSQRSYFVKPPLSSVTLFFKNKELEKEYRENAHRASEGVTGNPPTLATSRFNTYFDILISALVFIAITISLFLLCKPSIFYIVFCIFATTIQIIAVLLCIRQLFRPNTTHATFTQNIFNFFSRWYPWHICGAILVGLPIVSILLNFTCNSLRSLNNFEYYYSYLIFIGLVHFCNFTQLNCWMKNLLVTFAGVLFICLVVSHISYNQDITVPTDYIKNNTQERSAMGPNLINAILIEQNNHPIDENLIIPLKVFRNSVEASTQSSLKITGQSHKPTIESIMITEREKELRYNERLYHYEIYLDMILLLLLVWFLNREFEISYRLSFHGNFVAARDKTRVQSMKNQADLLLHNIIPKYVADQLKTTAKYSQNHKSVGIIFASIVNFNELYDESYLGGKEYLRVLNELIGDFDELLEKPEFSNVEKIKTIGSTFMAASGLNPQVRQQSDHEYTHLFQLIDFAMAMHKVIYNFNRDLLEFKLILRIGFNYGDVTAGVIGATKLYYDIWGDAVNIASRMDSTGVAGRIQMASNCIGVLSDKYEFEPRGQVYVKGKDNMDVFLLIGKKENITNFNGT, encoded by the exons ATGGACTCTTCGATGAACCGAAAACGGAGTTCATCTGTAAGCTTcacaagaggaaaagagaatagCGACGATGATGTTGGAGACGAAATACACATATCTTTGGCACCATACATACAAACTTACTTGGCACATAGTGGACAAGGACTTGGATGTTGTGGGATTAGTTTACCAGTGCCATTTGAACGTGCTGCGTCGCGTTCTTGGTGGAATCCAAAATTTGATTCTGAAATTCTAGAAGAACAATATAAAAGAAGTGCCTTTCTACAGATTAGACTAAGATTCcg ATATGCTCTTATATATATCCTGTTGGTATCTGTATCTTGGCTGGTATATTTTGTAATCACTGGAATTGAGAATAATACTTCTACATGGTTAGCTATCGCAACCATTTTCAGTATTGTTGGAATGATGGTATCCgctgtattatatttaacttaCACAGATTACTACAAGTCCTATGTATTACCAACTTCTGTAGGAGTTGCATCTGTGttgtgttttctttctttactctttcttgCGGTAGTACCTCCTTATGTAGATGGCTTAACATTAGTAGGACATTTTGCACTATGTTCAGAAATTTTGTTACTGATTTATACGGTACTACCAATGCCTCTTTATGCTTGCACAGGAATATCTTCTATTTACTCGATTATATTCGAGTTTCTAACTGCCTACCTCTATGGCTCAAAAAGTAGAAGACAAAGGATATTCAGCAATTACaagtttttcaataattcttcAAGAACAAATATGTCTGaagattataacaaaacaTCTATTCCTATCTATTCTTCACATCaaaattctcatttttttaatgGTTTCCAAAGTATATCTAATGTTAGCAATGCTTTGACAGCTGGCACACAGAtgatatcaaatttatatactttaaatCCAATATCTAATTTTAGTTCAAAGTTGTTGGACGACGAAAGTATTGTAGGAAAAATGTCTGGGAATCTTACAAATGCAAATATGTTAACGAAACTAAATTCTAGTATtccatttataataacaaatgttGGTTCTACTGTAAATTCAACGttcaacaatataaatattagtaatctgaataaaatgaatgcaTCTTCTACAGAGGCTGAAATAGCCCTTGATGTTGTTGAATCAATTACCAATTGGACTAATACATCAAGTGCATATTTGCAAGATGATATTGATTTTACAACGAATCTCAGTATAAGAATTTTGATGCAAATATGTATTCATTTAATCGGTGTACATATCTTAATAATGACGTTTGTCCGAATGCGTGGTACTTTTATGAAAGTGGGGCAATCATTACTAGTACGTCGTCAATTAGAAATGGAAAGACagcttaaagaaaaaatgatacatTCTGTAATGCCACCAAAAGTAGCAGATTGGTTAATGGAAGAAagtggtagagagagagaacgtgaaGATTCTCTAAAAAAAGGATCTATACCATCAAATCAAACAGATATTCGATCTTTATTTCGACCATTCAATATGCACTCTATGGAAAATGTCAGTATATTATTTGCTGATATTGTTGGTTTTACAAAGATGAGTTCAAATAAAACTGCAGAAGAATTAGTTGGGATTCTTAATGATCTATTTGAACGATTTGATGATTTATGCGAACATCATGGATGTGAAAAAATTTCTACATTGGgagattgttattattgtgttagTGGTTGTCCTGAACCAAGACCTGATCATGCAAAATGTTGCATTGAAATGGGATTAG CGATGATAGAAGCTATAAAACAATTTgatatagaaagaagagagggagtAAATATGAGAGTAGGTGTTCACACAGGAACTGTTTTGTGTGGAATTGTTGGCActaaaagatttaaatttgATGTTTGGTCAAATGATGTGACATTGgcaaataaattagaaagtaCAGGTAAACCAGGCAGGGTAcatttgagcgaaaaaactTTAAATTTTTTGAATCATCAATATATCACAGAAGATGGAGAGGTAGTCAATG GTATTAAAACTTACTTTATCAAAAGTCGAAAATCAGATATTATGAATCAATTCGTAACAAATATCATGTTACCTAAGGATTTTTCTCCATTAATGCAAACTCGTCATCGTCTTGCCTCTtgcaataatcaaaataaaccCAAACAACATTATCTCCATATGGTGACTAATGCAAGTAACTATAGAATAAAAGCTAATTCCTTGCCCAGTATTTTGGATTCTGAAAATAGTAATGACATAATTGATGAGAAAGAAGGTCTAAATAAAAGTCCTATGTCAACTGCaagttatgaaaaaaaaagaacacgaaATAAACCATGGCGGTATTTACAACGACAAAGGACGAGTGAAGAAATGACGCCTTTAGAtatggaagaaggaaaaagtatgATTATAAAACAACCAAAAAATGAACAATACGAAGATCGCAATGGATTCAAACGA ATTCCTTTCAATAATGGTGTTGAAATGGATCCAAATCCTGTGCCTTCTAGTCCTTTATTGTCTGGTCAAGAAACAATAAGTCACGCTTCGTCGATATGTAGTAGAAAAGATTCTGGTATTAAGAGTAATAGCAGACGTAGTAGTATTCAACAGCAG TTATTCCTAATGAATGGTATGACTCAAGGGGATTTATTAGGTCATAGAGTTAGTGGTTATTATACTTCTAGTTCAACTTTGAATTCTACTCATGAACTTTCGTCATCTGTACCACCTTATCCATTTCCTCCAGCAGTAACTGATACATTTGGTGCATGTTTTCATAAGTTAAGAAAACAATCtgatttacaattaataag ATGCGTTCAAGACAACGTGAGTTCTCAACGATCATATTTCGTGAAGCCACCGTTATCAAGCGTAACGCTATTTTTTAAGAACAAAGAATTGGAAAAAGAATATCGAGAAAATGCTCATAGAGCGAGTGAAGGTGTAACGGGCAATCCTCCAACACTAGCTACTTCAAGATTTAATACTTATTTTGACATATTAATATCGGCTCTAGTTTTTATAGCTATtacaatctctctcttcttgcTTTGCAAACCTTCAATTTTCTATATTGTGTTTTGTATCTTTGCCACAACTATTCAAATCATAGCTGTTTTACTTTGCATTAGACAACTTTTTAGACCAAATACCACTCATGCAACATTCactcaaaatattttcaactttttttctAGGTGGTATCCTTGGCATATTTGTGGTGCCATATTAGTTGGCTTACCAATTGTTTCTATTCTTCTAAACTTCACTTGCAATAGCTTACgtagtttaaataattttgagtATTATTACAGCTATTTAATCTTCATAGGGTTGGtccatttttgtaattttactcAATTGAATTGTTGGATGAAAAACTTGCTAGTCACCTTTGCCGGTGTGTTGTTTATTTGTCTTGTTGTCAGTCATATATCGTATAATCAGGATATAACAGTACCAAccgattatattaaaaataatacacaaGAACGATCAGCAATGGGCCCGAACTTAATCAATGCAATCTTGATTGAACAGAATAATCATCCAATAGatgaaaatcttattattccacTAAAAGTATTTCGTAATTCTGTAGAAGCGTCAACACAATCGTCACTCAAGATAACCGGGCAATCACATAAACCTACGATAGAATCTATTATGattacagaaagagaaaaagaattaagataCAACGAAAGATTGTACCATTATGAGATTTATCTGGATATGATACTCTTACTCTTGTTAGTTTGGTTTCTAAATCGTGAATTCGAGATTAGCTATCGATTGAGTTTCCATGGAAATTTCGTTGCGGCAAGAGATAAAACGCGTGTACAATCAATGAAAAACCAAGCTGATTTACTtctacataatattattcccAAATATGTTGCTGATCAATTGAAAACCACTGCAAAATATTCGCAAAATCATAAATCCGTTGGAATTATTTTTGCCAGTATTGTAAACTTCAACGAATTATACGATGAATCTTATTTAGGTGGTAAAGAGTATCTACGTGTACTTAACGAATTGATTGGCGATTTTGATGAACTTCTGGAGAAACCTGAATTTTCTAATGttgaaaaaatcaaaacaatTGGCAGTACATTTATGGCAGCTAGCGGTTTAAATCCACAAGTAAGACAACAAAGTGATCATGAATATACTcatctttttcaattaatagATTTTGCTATGGCTATGCATAAagtcatatataattttaatcgagaTTTATTGGAATTTAAATTGATTCTAAGAATTGGATTTAATTATGGCGATGTTACGGCCGGAGTAATAGGTGCCACAAAgttatattatgatatttggGGAGATGCAGTAAATATTGCTTCAAGAATGGACTCTACTGGAGTCGCAGGTAGAATACAAATGGCCAGTAATTGTATTGGTGTACTCTCAGATAAATATGAGTTTGAGCCTCGCGGTCAAGTAtatgtaaaaggaaaagacaacATGGATGTATTTCTACtcataggaaaaaaagagaatattacaaattttaatggTACTTGA
- the LOC124432936 gene encoding adenylate cyclase type 9 isoform X2 — MMVSAVLYLTYTDYYKSYVLPTSVGVASVLCFLSLLFLAVVPPYVDGLTLVGHFALCSEILLLIYTVLPMPLYACTGISSIYSIIFEFLTAYLYGSKSRRQRIFSNYKFFNNSSRTNMSEDYNKTSIPIYSSHQNSHFFNGFQSISNVSNALTAGTQMISNLYTLNPISNFSSKLLDDESIVGKMSGNLTNANMLTKLNSSIPFIITNVGSTVNSTFNNINISNLNKMNASSTEAEIALDVVESITNWTNTSSAYLQDDIDFTTNLSIRILMQICIHLIGVHILIMTFVRMRGTFMKVGQSLLVRRQLEMERQLKEKMIHSVMPPKVADWLMEESGREREREDSLKKGSIPSNQTDIRSLFRPFNMHSMENVSILFADIVGFTKMSSNKTAEELVGILNDLFERFDDLCEHHGCEKISTLGDCYYCVSGCPEPRPDHAKCCIEMGLAMIEAIKQFDIERREGVNMRVGVHTGTVLCGIVGTKRFKFDVWSNDVTLANKLESTGKPGRVHLSEKTLNFLNHQYITEDGEVVNGIKTYFIKSRKSDIMNQFVTNIMLPKDFSPLMQTRHRLASCNNQNKPKQHYLHMVTNASNYRIKANSLPSILDSENSNDIIDEKEGLNKSPMSTASYEKKRTRNKPWRYLQRQRTSEEMTPLDMEEGKSMIIKQPKNEQYEDRNGFKRIPFNNGVEMDPNPVPSSPLLSGQETISHASSICSRKDSGIKSNSRRSSIQQQLFLMNGMTQGDLLGHRVSGYYTSSSTLNSTHELSSSVPPYPFPPAVTDTFGACFHKLRKQSDLQLIRCVQDNVSSQRSYFVKPPLSSVTLFFKNKELEKEYRENAHRASEGVTGNPPTLATSRFNTYFDILISALVFIAITISLFLLCKPSIFYIVFCIFATTIQIIAVLLCIRQLFRPNTTHATFTQNIFNFFSRWYPWHICGAILVGLPIVSILLNFTCNSLRSLNNFEYYYSYLIFIGLVHFCNFTQLNCWMKNLLVTFAGVLFICLVVSHISYNQDITVPTDYIKNNTQERSAMGPNLINAILIEQNNHPIDENLIIPLKVFRNSVEASTQSSLKITGQSHKPTIESIMITEREKELRYNERLYHYEIYLDMILLLLLVWFLNREFEISYRLSFHGNFVAARDKTRVQSMKNQADLLLHNIIPKYVADQLKTTAKYSQNHKSVGIIFASIVNFNELYDESYLGGKEYLRVLNELIGDFDELLEKPEFSNVEKIKTIGSTFMAASGLNPQVRQQSDHEYTHLFQLIDFAMAMHKVIYNFNRDLLEFKLILRIGFNYGDVTAGVIGATKLYYDIWGDAVNIASRMDSTGVAGRIQMASNCIGVLSDKYEFEPRGQVYVKGKDNMDVFLLIGKKENITNFNGT, encoded by the exons ATGATGGTATCCgctgtattatatttaacttaCACAGATTACTACAAGTCCTATGTATTACCAACTTCTGTAGGAGTTGCATCTGTGttgtgttttctttctttactctttcttgCGGTAGTACCTCCTTATGTAGATGGCTTAACATTAGTAGGACATTTTGCACTATGTTCAGAAATTTTGTTACTGATTTATACGGTACTACCAATGCCTCTTTATGCTTGCACAGGAATATCTTCTATTTACTCGATTATATTCGAGTTTCTAACTGCCTACCTCTATGGCTCAAAAAGTAGAAGACAAAGGATATTCAGCAATTACaagtttttcaataattcttcAAGAACAAATATGTCTGaagattataacaaaacaTCTATTCCTATCTATTCTTCACATCaaaattctcatttttttaatgGTTTCCAAAGTATATCTAATGTTAGCAATGCTTTGACAGCTGGCACACAGAtgatatcaaatttatatactttaaatCCAATATCTAATTTTAGTTCAAAGTTGTTGGACGACGAAAGTATTGTAGGAAAAATGTCTGGGAATCTTACAAATGCAAATATGTTAACGAAACTAAATTCTAGTATtccatttataataacaaatgttGGTTCTACTGTAAATTCAACGttcaacaatataaatattagtaatctgaataaaatgaatgcaTCTTCTACAGAGGCTGAAATAGCCCTTGATGTTGTTGAATCAATTACCAATTGGACTAATACATCAAGTGCATATTTGCAAGATGATATTGATTTTACAACGAATCTCAGTATAAGAATTTTGATGCAAATATGTATTCATTTAATCGGTGTACATATCTTAATAATGACGTTTGTCCGAATGCGTGGTACTTTTATGAAAGTGGGGCAATCATTACTAGTACGTCGTCAATTAGAAATGGAAAGACagcttaaagaaaaaatgatacatTCTGTAATGCCACCAAAAGTAGCAGATTGGTTAATGGAAGAAagtggtagagagagagaacgtgaaGATTCTCTAAAAAAAGGATCTATACCATCAAATCAAACAGATATTCGATCTTTATTTCGACCATTCAATATGCACTCTATGGAAAATGTCAGTATATTATTTGCTGATATTGTTGGTTTTACAAAGATGAGTTCAAATAAAACTGCAGAAGAATTAGTTGGGATTCTTAATGATCTATTTGAACGATTTGATGATTTATGCGAACATCATGGATGTGAAAAAATTTCTACATTGGgagattgttattattgtgttagTGGTTGTCCTGAACCAAGACCTGATCATGCAAAATGTTGCATTGAAATGGGATTAG CGATGATAGAAGCTATAAAACAATTTgatatagaaagaagagagggagtAAATATGAGAGTAGGTGTTCACACAGGAACTGTTTTGTGTGGAATTGTTGGCActaaaagatttaaatttgATGTTTGGTCAAATGATGTGACATTGgcaaataaattagaaagtaCAGGTAAACCAGGCAGGGTAcatttgagcgaaaaaactTTAAATTTTTTGAATCATCAATATATCACAGAAGATGGAGAGGTAGTCAATG GTATTAAAACTTACTTTATCAAAAGTCGAAAATCAGATATTATGAATCAATTCGTAACAAATATCATGTTACCTAAGGATTTTTCTCCATTAATGCAAACTCGTCATCGTCTTGCCTCTtgcaataatcaaaataaaccCAAACAACATTATCTCCATATGGTGACTAATGCAAGTAACTATAGAATAAAAGCTAATTCCTTGCCCAGTATTTTGGATTCTGAAAATAGTAATGACATAATTGATGAGAAAGAAGGTCTAAATAAAAGTCCTATGTCAACTGCaagttatgaaaaaaaaagaacacgaaATAAACCATGGCGGTATTTACAACGACAAAGGACGAGTGAAGAAATGACGCCTTTAGAtatggaagaaggaaaaagtatgATTATAAAACAACCAAAAAATGAACAATACGAAGATCGCAATGGATTCAAACGA ATTCCTTTCAATAATGGTGTTGAAATGGATCCAAATCCTGTGCCTTCTAGTCCTTTATTGTCTGGTCAAGAAACAATAAGTCACGCTTCGTCGATATGTAGTAGAAAAGATTCTGGTATTAAGAGTAATAGCAGACGTAGTAGTATTCAACAGCAG TTATTCCTAATGAATGGTATGACTCAAGGGGATTTATTAGGTCATAGAGTTAGTGGTTATTATACTTCTAGTTCAACTTTGAATTCTACTCATGAACTTTCGTCATCTGTACCACCTTATCCATTTCCTCCAGCAGTAACTGATACATTTGGTGCATGTTTTCATAAGTTAAGAAAACAATCtgatttacaattaataag ATGCGTTCAAGACAACGTGAGTTCTCAACGATCATATTTCGTGAAGCCACCGTTATCAAGCGTAACGCTATTTTTTAAGAACAAAGAATTGGAAAAAGAATATCGAGAAAATGCTCATAGAGCGAGTGAAGGTGTAACGGGCAATCCTCCAACACTAGCTACTTCAAGATTTAATACTTATTTTGACATATTAATATCGGCTCTAGTTTTTATAGCTATtacaatctctctcttcttgcTTTGCAAACCTTCAATTTTCTATATTGTGTTTTGTATCTTTGCCACAACTATTCAAATCATAGCTGTTTTACTTTGCATTAGACAACTTTTTAGACCAAATACCACTCATGCAACATTCactcaaaatattttcaactttttttctAGGTGGTATCCTTGGCATATTTGTGGTGCCATATTAGTTGGCTTACCAATTGTTTCTATTCTTCTAAACTTCACTTGCAATAGCTTACgtagtttaaataattttgagtATTATTACAGCTATTTAATCTTCATAGGGTTGGtccatttttgtaattttactcAATTGAATTGTTGGATGAAAAACTTGCTAGTCACCTTTGCCGGTGTGTTGTTTATTTGTCTTGTTGTCAGTCATATATCGTATAATCAGGATATAACAGTACCAAccgattatattaaaaataatacacaaGAACGATCAGCAATGGGCCCGAACTTAATCAATGCAATCTTGATTGAACAGAATAATCATCCAATAGatgaaaatcttattattccacTAAAAGTATTTCGTAATTCTGTAGAAGCGTCAACACAATCGTCACTCAAGATAACCGGGCAATCACATAAACCTACGATAGAATCTATTATGattacagaaagagaaaaagaattaagataCAACGAAAGATTGTACCATTATGAGATTTATCTGGATATGATACTCTTACTCTTGTTAGTTTGGTTTCTAAATCGTGAATTCGAGATTAGCTATCGATTGAGTTTCCATGGAAATTTCGTTGCGGCAAGAGATAAAACGCGTGTACAATCAATGAAAAACCAAGCTGATTTACTtctacataatattattcccAAATATGTTGCTGATCAATTGAAAACCACTGCAAAATATTCGCAAAATCATAAATCCGTTGGAATTATTTTTGCCAGTATTGTAAACTTCAACGAATTATACGATGAATCTTATTTAGGTGGTAAAGAGTATCTACGTGTACTTAACGAATTGATTGGCGATTTTGATGAACTTCTGGAGAAACCTGAATTTTCTAATGttgaaaaaatcaaaacaatTGGCAGTACATTTATGGCAGCTAGCGGTTTAAATCCACAAGTAAGACAACAAAGTGATCATGAATATACTcatctttttcaattaatagATTTTGCTATGGCTATGCATAAagtcatatataattttaatcgagaTTTATTGGAATTTAAATTGATTCTAAGAATTGGATTTAATTATGGCGATGTTACGGCCGGAGTAATAGGTGCCACAAAgttatattatgatatttggGGAGATGCAGTAAATATTGCTTCAAGAATGGACTCTACTGGAGTCGCAGGTAGAATACAAATGGCCAGTAATTGTATTGGTGTACTCTCAGATAAATATGAGTTTGAGCCTCGCGGTCAAGTAtatgtaaaaggaaaagacaacATGGATGTATTTCTACtcataggaaaaaaagagaatattacaaattttaatggTACTTGA